In the Silurus meridionalis isolate SWU-2019-XX chromosome 6, ASM1480568v1, whole genome shotgun sequence genome, one interval contains:
- the ptx3b gene encoding uncharacterized protein ptx3b yields the protein MCVCKALLLLWMFSLLCRNGLGYNYEDYYEFSDNDIRDGDQQQTTASPCPCEGRNKLRWEKIFIMLEDSHMMQKMLLQANEELKMEISSLRNHIQKITCDISASYLRDLEETCRSINLQQNIGVDQNKTRLMKPDVQQDSSVQQLEETDEVKKKQKMEELKSVEMMDKTEKKMEKDKWWSWTNWGFWR from the exons atgtgtgtgtgtaaagctctGTTGCTCCTCTGGATGTTCTCACTTCTCTGCAGGAACGGCTTGGGTTATAATTATGAGGATTATTACGAGTTCTCCGATAATGACATCAGAGACGGAGATCAACAGCAGA caacAGCTTCTCCTTGTCCCTGTGAAGGTCGAAATAAATTGCGCTGGGAGAAGATTTTTATCATGTTGGAAGACTCACACATGATGCAGAAAATGCTCCTTCAGGCCAATGAGGAGCTGAAGATGGAGATCTCCTCACTGAGAAACCACATCCAGAAGATCACCTGTGACATTTCCGCTTCCTATCTCAGAGATTTGGAGGAGACCTGCAGGTCCATAAACTTACAGCAGAACATTGGAGTGGACCAGAACAAGACTAGGCTAATGAAGCCAGATGTCCAACAGGATTCTAGTGTACAGCAGCTGGAGGAGACAGAtgaggtgaagaaaaaacagaagATGGAGGAACTGAAGAGTGTTGAGATGATGGACAAAACTGAGAAGAAAATGGAGAAAGACAAATGGTGGAGTTGGACAAATTGGGGATTCTGGAGATGA
- the LOC124388061 gene encoding cyclin-L1-like has product MFPSVISPKLCVQNQNQTQAGIVVGDAVHSGVWLVIDSSLVPEEKRLETPSMLDGLELHSETELRIVGCELIQSAGILLRLPQVAMATGQVLFQRFFYSKSFIKHNFEIVAMACVNLASKIEECPRRVRDVINVFHHLKQGRRKRSAPLYLDQNYINTKNQVIKAERRVLKELGFCVHVKHPHKMIVMYLQVLECEKNQTLVQTAWNYMNDALRTDAFVRFEPETIACACIYLAARALQIPLPMKPHWFLLFGASESDIREICVSTLKLYARSKPDVAELEKEVEKRKAHLEEEKLKVKGVNYSLTPALNHTNTFSPASKPGSPGEMKTEENGKQVKEDQHLKSRSPISSMKKEESGVVQNGHTASRGRSASPSPHTRRSHSGTYSSPGSRSPSPRQRPSQRSQQGRRDQSHHRDGGSRSSSDSRGRHRDDGKRRVEHWARRDRDRSRDRERSHAHGHKHKSGTRSSHSRHRR; this is encoded by the exons ATGTTCCCCAGTGTGATTTCACCGAAACTGTGTGTTCAGAACCAGAACCAGACCCAGGCGGGGATTGTGGTCGGAGATGCGGTGCATTCGGGAGTTTGGTTGGTCATAGACAGCTCTCTGGTGCCGGAGGAGAAGCgcctggagactccttccatgctGGACGGACTGGAGCTTCACAGCGAGACCGAGCTCAGGATTGTGGGCTGTGAACTGATCCAGTCCGCGGGGATTCTTCTCAGACTGCCTCAG GTTGCCATGGCGACAGGACAGGTCCTCTTCCAGAGGTTCTTTTACTCCAAATCTTTCATCAAACACAACTTTGAG atcgTGGCAATGGCATGTGTGAATCTCGCCTCTAAGATTGAGGAGTGTCCGAGGAGAGTACGTGACGTCATCAACGTGTTCCATCACCTGAAgcagggaagaagaaaaag gagtgCTCCACTGTACCTGGATCAGAATTACATCAACACTAAGAACCAGGTGATCAAAGCTGAACGTCGTGTGCTGAAGGAGCTCGGCTTCTGCGTTCATGTCAAACACCCACACAAG atgattgTTATGTACCTGCAGGTGTTGGAGTGTGAGAAGAATCAGACTCTGGTGCAGACGGCCTG GAACTACATGAACGACGCACTCAGAACGGACGCATTCGTGAGGTTCGAACCGGAGACCATCGCGTGTGCCTGTATCTACCTGGCTGCTCGAGCTCTgcag atTCCTCTCCCTATGAAGCCACACTGGTTCCTCCTGTTTGGCGCGTCGGAGTCGGATATCAGGGAAATCTGCGTCAGCACGCTGAAGCTCTACGCCAGGAGTAAG ccGGATGTTGCTGAGTTGGAGAAGGAGGTGGAGAAGAGAAAGGCACATCTGGAGGAggagaagctgaaggtgaagggaGTGAACTACAGCCTGACTCCAGCTCTCAACCACACAAACACCTTCTCTCCTGCTTCTaaacctg GTTCTCCGGGGGAGATGAAGACAGAAGAAAACGGGAAACAGGTGAAAGAGGATCAGCACCTGAAGTCCAGAAGCCCCATCAgcag taTGAAAAAGGAGGAGAGTGGAGTTGTGCAGAATGGTCACACTGCCTCCAGGGGGCGCTCTGCATCCCCCTCCCCTCACACACG TCGGAGTCACTCAGGAACCTACAGCTCTCCCGGCAGCCGCAGCCCGTCACCACGGCAACGCCCAAGCCaaaggtcacagcaaggtcgGCGGGATCAGAGCCACCATAGGGACGGAGGGAGCCGCTCCAGTAGCGACTCGCGGGGCCGTCACCGCGACGACGGGAAACGAAGGGTCGAGCACTGGGCGAGGAGAGACCGGGATCGGTCACGTGATCGTGAGAGGTCACATGCTCACGGGCATAAACACAAGAGCGGAACACGCTCGTCACATTCCCGCCACCGTAGGTAA
- the klhl6 gene encoding kelch-like protein 6: MDTVEKSSDSPVNSENSGAAGLLNISLQERLDDESVIFNDSRLAGKIHTELQGLRLDNCLTDVILSVQEEKFPCHRAVLAATSLYFRTMFCTDLREKYEECVNIQGIDAEDMKMLLDYIYTSRVHITKDNVQKTLEAASLFQFPRVMEACSHFLSESLHPENCVGVLRLADTHSLEELKNRVQDYIMQNFGHVVEHEEMLELPLEVLVELLRNDELAVSNEECVYEAVIRWVKACPDERLPSLARVLAHVRLPLLEPCYFLEKVESNAMIRSCTQAFPLLQEARAYHLSGTEVISERTKPRLHQHQSEVFVIIGGCTKDEKFVSEVTCLDPLRRSRLEVAKLPGTDTESESESRKWVEFACVTFRNEVYLSGGKETQHDVWKYNASLNKWIQVDYLSTGRWRHKMAVSGGKVYAMGGFDGAQRLSSVEVYDPFHNSWTEAAPLLLAVSSFSAASYRSCIFVIGGGPNGKLATNSLQCFDTATNKWTLKSPMPVEAKCTNAVTFRDVIYVVGGAMKALFSYSPGKDVWTMVTQLDSERASCGLSACCNKLFITGGRDDKNTVIGTVLCWDPDKNTLTEECVLPRGVSHHGSVTLRKSYTHIRRITTTTSTTTQAE; this comes from the exons ATGGACACTGTGGAGAAAAGCTCAGACTCTCCTGTGAACTCTGAAAATTCAGGAGCTGCTGGACTGCTGAATATCTCCCTTCAGGAGAGGCTGGATGACGAGAGTGTGATCTTTAATGACTCCAGGTTGGCAGGGAAGATCCACACTGAGCTCCAGGGCCTGCGTCTGGACAACTGCCTCACCGATGTGATCCTCAGCGTCCAGGAGGAGAAGTTCCCCTGCCACAGAGCCGTCCTCGCTGCCACCAGCCTGTACTTCAG GACGATGTTCTGTACAGACCTAAGAGAGAAATATGAAGAGTGCGTGAACATTCAGGGAATTGATGCAGAAGACATGAAGATGCTGCTGGACTACATCTACACCAGCAGAGTCCATATCACTAAAGACAACGTCCAGAAAACCCTGGAGGCAGCCAGTCTCTTCCAG TTCCCACGGGTGATGGAGGCGTGTTCGCATTTCCTGTCCGAGTCGCTCCACCCGGAGAACTGTGTCGGGGTTCTGAGGCTGGCCGACACACACTCCCTGGAGGAGCTGAAGAACCGTGTGCAGGACTACATCATGCAGAACTTCGGGCACGTGGTGGAGCACGAGGAGATGCTGGAGCTGCCGCTGGAGGTGCTGGTGGAGCTGCTGAGAAATGACGAGCTGGCTGTGAGcaatgaggagtgtgtgtatgaggcagTGATTCGATGGGTGAAGGCATGTCCTGACGAGCGCCTGCCCTCACTGGCCCGGGTTCTCGCTCACGTTAGACTGCCGCTGTTGGAACCCTGCTACTtcctggagaaggtggagagcAACGCCATGATCCGCTCCTGCACACAGGCTTTCCCTCTGCTACAGGAGGCTCGAGCTTATCACTTGTCTGGGACTGAG GTGATTTCTGAGCGTACTAAGCCCCGCCTCCATCAGCACCAGTCGGAGGTGTTTGTGATCATTGGAGGCTGCACTAAAGATGAGAAGTTCGTCTCAGAAGTGACGTGTCTGGACCCCCTGCGCAGGAGCCGTCTGGAGGTGGCCAAGCTTCCTGGCACAGATACAGAGTCCGAGAGCGAAAGCAGGAAGTGGGTGGAGTTCGCTTGCGTTACCTTCCGTAACGAAGTGTACCTCTCAG GTGGAAAAGAGACGCAGCACGACGTGTGGAAGTATAACGCGTCCCTCAACAAGTGGATCCAGGTGGACTACCTGAGCACGGGACGATGGAGACACAAGATGGCGGTGTCGGGGGGGAAGGTGTACGCCATGGGGGGCTTTGATGGGGCTCAGAGACTCAGCAGCGTGGAGGTGTACGATCCCTTTCACAACAGCTGGACAGAG GCGGCTCCTCTGCTCCTCGCAGTCAGCTCGTTTTCCGCCGCGAGTTACAGAAGTTGCATCTTCGTTATCGGAGGAGGACCGAATGGGAAACTCGCCACCAACAGCCTGCAGTGTTTCGACACAGCGACTAATAAATGGACGTTAAAAAGCCCGATGCCTGTGGAAGCGAAATGCACCAACGCCGTAACGTTCAGAGACGTCATCTACGTCGTGG GCGGGGCAATGAAGGCGTTGTTTAGCTACAGTCCAGGCAAGGACGTGTGGACGATGGTCACTCAGCTGGACAGTGAGCGAGCGAGTTGCGGCCTCTCAGCATGCTGTAATAAACTCTTCATCACCGGAGGGAGGGACGACAAGAACACCGTCATCGGCACGGTTCTCTGCTGGGACCCGGACAAGAACACGCTGACGGAGGAGTGTGTGCTGCCTCGGGGAGTCTCCCACCACGGCAGCGTCACGCTCAGgaagtcttacacacacatccgcaggatcaccaccaccaccagcaccaccacccaGGCTgagtga
- the pak2a gene encoding serine/threonine-protein kinase PAK 2a isoform X1, with protein sequence MCDNGELDDKPPAPPVRMSSSSKDGVPKPLPSVPEEKKTRKGIYSIFSAEKAGKRKDKDKERPEISHPSDFEHTIHVGFDAVTGEFTGMPEQWARLLQTSNITKSEQKKNPQAVLDVLKFYDSTGNGKQKYLSFTDKDIPLGKKGSEPAPGGGKDDLEDDDDEAPPPVVAPRPEHTKSVLTRPSMIDPLPPPDVSKSADKAKKGKGKMTDEEIMEKLRTIVSIGDPKKKYTRYEKIGQGASGTVFTAIDVATGQEVAIKQINLQKQPKKELIINEILVMKELKNPNIVNFLDSFLVGEELFVVMEYLAGGSLTDVVTETCMDEAQIAAVCRECLQALEFLHANQVIHRDIKSDNVLLGMDGSVKLTDFGFCAQITPEQSKRNTMVGTPYWMAPEVVTRKAYGPKVDIWSLGIMAIEMVEGEPPYLNENPLRALYLIATNGTPELQSPEKLSPTFRDFLNRSLEMDVDKRGSGKELLQHPFLKVAKPLSSLTPLILAAKEAMKSSR encoded by the exons atgtgtgataaCGGAGAGTTGGACGATAAACCCCCCGCCCCCCCAGTCAGGATGAGCAGCAGTAGTAAAGATGGCGTCCCCAAACCTCTGCCGTCCGTCCCTGAGGAGAAGAAAACACGCAAAGGGATCTACTCCATCTTCTCCGCAGAGAAAG CAGGGAAACGTAAGGATAAAGATAAGGAGAGGCCGGAGATTTCACATCCCTCAGACTTTGAGCACACAATTCACGTCGGGTTTGATGCAGTGACAGGCGAGTTTACT GGAATGCCAGAGCAGTGGGCTCGGCTTCTCCAGACCTCCAACATCACCAAGTCCGAGCAGAAGAAGAACCCGCAGGCTGTCCTCGATGTTCTCAAGTTCTACGACTCAACTGGAAATGGGAAGCAGAAATACCTCAGCTTCACAG ATAAGGACATTCCCCTGGGGAAGAAGGGGTCAGAACCGGCACCTGGTGGTGGTAAAGATGATttagaggatgatgatgatgaagctccaccccctgTGGTGGCTCCTCGACCTGAACACACCAAATCA GTTCTCACTCGTCCTTCCATGATCgaccctcttcctcctccagaTGTCTCTAAATCCGCAGATAAAGCGAAGAAAGGAAAAGGGAAGATGACTGATGAGGAGATCATGGAGAAACTGA GGACGATAGTGAGTATTGGAGACCCGAAGAAGAAATACACACGATACGAGAAAATCGGACAAGG tgCGTCCGGTACTGTGTTTACTGCCATTGACGTCGCTACAGGACAGGAG gTGGCTATAAAGCAGATTAACTTGCAGAAGCAGCCGAAGAAGGAGCTGATCATTAATGAGATTCTGGTGATGAAAGAGCTAAAGAATCCCAACATCGTCAACTTCTTAGACAG tttccTGGTGGGGGAGGAGTTGTTTGTGGTGATGGAGTATTTAGCCGGTGGTTCTTTGACCGACGTTGTTACAGAGACGTGTATGGATGAAGCTCAGATCGCTGCTGTGTGCCGAGAG TGTCTGCAGGCGCTTGAGTTCCTTCATGCCAATCAGGTGATCCACAGAGACATCAAGAGTGACAACGTACTGCTGGGCATGGACGGCTCTGTTAAACTCA cTGATTTCGGGTTCTGCGCTCAGATCACCCCGGAGCAGAGTAAGCGGAATACGATGGTGGGAACGCCTTACTGGATGGCCCCTGAGGTGGTGACCCGCAAAGCGTACGGACCCAAAGTGGACATCTGGTCTCTGGGCATCATGGCTATAGAGATGGTGGAGGGAGAACCTCCTTATCTCAACGAGAACCCACTGAGG GCCCTGTACCTCATTGCCACTAACGGAACCCCTGAGCTGCAGAGCCCCGAGAAGCTCTCACCCACCTTCAGAGATTTCCTCAACCGCTCTCTGGAGATGGATGTGGACAAGAGAGGGAGCGGCAAAGAGCTACTGCAG CACCCGTTCCTGAAGGTAGCGAAGCCTCTGTCCAGCCTCACCCCCCTCATCCTCGCTGCCAAGGAGGCCATGAAGAGCAGCCGCTAA
- the pak2a gene encoding serine/threonine-protein kinase PAK 2a isoform X2 produces MCDNGELDDKPPAPPVRMSSSSKDGVPKPLPSVPEEKKTRKGIYSIFSAEKGKRKDKDKERPEISHPSDFEHTIHVGFDAVTGEFTGMPEQWARLLQTSNITKSEQKKNPQAVLDVLKFYDSTGNGKQKYLSFTDKDIPLGKKGSEPAPGGGKDDLEDDDDEAPPPVVAPRPEHTKSVLTRPSMIDPLPPPDVSKSADKAKKGKGKMTDEEIMEKLRTIVSIGDPKKKYTRYEKIGQGASGTVFTAIDVATGQEVAIKQINLQKQPKKELIINEILVMKELKNPNIVNFLDSFLVGEELFVVMEYLAGGSLTDVVTETCMDEAQIAAVCRECLQALEFLHANQVIHRDIKSDNVLLGMDGSVKLTDFGFCAQITPEQSKRNTMVGTPYWMAPEVVTRKAYGPKVDIWSLGIMAIEMVEGEPPYLNENPLRALYLIATNGTPELQSPEKLSPTFRDFLNRSLEMDVDKRGSGKELLQHPFLKVAKPLSSLTPLILAAKEAMKSSR; encoded by the exons atgtgtgataaCGGAGAGTTGGACGATAAACCCCCCGCCCCCCCAGTCAGGATGAGCAGCAGTAGTAAAGATGGCGTCCCCAAACCTCTGCCGTCCGTCCCTGAGGAGAAGAAAACACGCAAAGGGATCTACTCCATCTTCTCCGCAGAGAAAG GGAAACGTAAGGATAAAGATAAGGAGAGGCCGGAGATTTCACATCCCTCAGACTTTGAGCACACAATTCACGTCGGGTTTGATGCAGTGACAGGCGAGTTTACT GGAATGCCAGAGCAGTGGGCTCGGCTTCTCCAGACCTCCAACATCACCAAGTCCGAGCAGAAGAAGAACCCGCAGGCTGTCCTCGATGTTCTCAAGTTCTACGACTCAACTGGAAATGGGAAGCAGAAATACCTCAGCTTCACAG ATAAGGACATTCCCCTGGGGAAGAAGGGGTCAGAACCGGCACCTGGTGGTGGTAAAGATGATttagaggatgatgatgatgaagctccaccccctgTGGTGGCTCCTCGACCTGAACACACCAAATCA GTTCTCACTCGTCCTTCCATGATCgaccctcttcctcctccagaTGTCTCTAAATCCGCAGATAAAGCGAAGAAAGGAAAAGGGAAGATGACTGATGAGGAGATCATGGAGAAACTGA GGACGATAGTGAGTATTGGAGACCCGAAGAAGAAATACACACGATACGAGAAAATCGGACAAGG tgCGTCCGGTACTGTGTTTACTGCCATTGACGTCGCTACAGGACAGGAG gTGGCTATAAAGCAGATTAACTTGCAGAAGCAGCCGAAGAAGGAGCTGATCATTAATGAGATTCTGGTGATGAAAGAGCTAAAGAATCCCAACATCGTCAACTTCTTAGACAG tttccTGGTGGGGGAGGAGTTGTTTGTGGTGATGGAGTATTTAGCCGGTGGTTCTTTGACCGACGTTGTTACAGAGACGTGTATGGATGAAGCTCAGATCGCTGCTGTGTGCCGAGAG TGTCTGCAGGCGCTTGAGTTCCTTCATGCCAATCAGGTGATCCACAGAGACATCAAGAGTGACAACGTACTGCTGGGCATGGACGGCTCTGTTAAACTCA cTGATTTCGGGTTCTGCGCTCAGATCACCCCGGAGCAGAGTAAGCGGAATACGATGGTGGGAACGCCTTACTGGATGGCCCCTGAGGTGGTGACCCGCAAAGCGTACGGACCCAAAGTGGACATCTGGTCTCTGGGCATCATGGCTATAGAGATGGTGGAGGGAGAACCTCCTTATCTCAACGAGAACCCACTGAGG GCCCTGTACCTCATTGCCACTAACGGAACCCCTGAGCTGCAGAGCCCCGAGAAGCTCTCACCCACCTTCAGAGATTTCCTCAACCGCTCTCTGGAGATGGATGTGGACAAGAGAGGGAGCGGCAAAGAGCTACTGCAG CACCCGTTCCTGAAGGTAGCGAAGCCTCTGTCCAGCCTCACCCCCCTCATCCTCGCTGCCAAGGAGGCCATGAAGAGCAGCCGCTAA